In one Erinaceus europaeus chromosome 3, mEriEur2.1, whole genome shotgun sequence genomic region, the following are encoded:
- the LOC132537714 gene encoding ATP synthase membrane subunit K, mitochondrial-like has translation MTGPKSDALFQYIGVKKYFSYCTLTSKMNCVLATYGGIELLVLYFKLKLKKKNSPSVLCESSTNGFKIVPYLLSSYCLVKLTTTRENLHNKL, from the coding sequence ATGACTGGTCCAAAATCTGATGCCCTATTCCAGTACATTGGTGTTAAAAAGTATTTCAGTTATTGTACTCTCACAAGTAAAATgaattgtgtgctggccacataTGGAGGAATTGAATTGTTAGTCTTGTATttcaaattaaagttaaaaaaaaaaaactctccctctgtGCTCTGTGAAAGCAGCACAAATGGATTCAAAATTGTACCTTACCTGCTTAGTTCCTATTGCCTGGTGAAGCTAACAACAACTCGTGAAAATTTGCACAATAAATtataa